From one Nonomuraea polychroma genomic stretch:
- a CDS encoding OsmC family protein, with the protein MANVRVERTDDGGFRAVNGRGAEVKIGGAKDDGVFSPVELLLAAVGGCNIVTVEPLTAQRGHRLLRLAMTVESEKVESNKLGPVTVTYDVEVPSEKADEVFRAVAERVHEKYCTVSRSLSDGTEVKLELSQPDETESD; encoded by the coding sequence ATGGCTAATGTGCGAGTTGAGCGGACCGACGATGGCGGGTTCCGGGCTGTGAACGGCCGCGGCGCCGAGGTGAAGATCGGCGGTGCGAAGGACGACGGCGTCTTCTCGCCGGTGGAGTTGTTGCTGGCGGCGGTGGGCGGCTGCAACATCGTGACCGTGGAGCCGCTCACCGCCCAGCGGGGGCACCGGCTGCTGCGGCTGGCGATGACCGTCGAGTCCGAGAAGGTGGAATCGAACAAGCTGGGTCCGGTGACGGTCACGTACGACGTCGAAGTGCCGTCGGAGAAGGCCGATGAGGTGTTCCGTGCCGTGGCGGAGCGCGTGCACGAGAAGTACTGCACGGTGAGCAGGTCACTGAGCGATGGCACCGAGGTCAAGCTGGAGCTGTCCCAGCCAGACGAAACAGAGTCGGATTAA
- a CDS encoding cupin domain-containing protein yields the protein MTAAPLVSVEDVEANRRRGGDIRVTLSPKTVGCTSGFGGVLRLGPGEFVTEHYHPHSEEFLHVISGELEMDMDGQPVKLRGGDSLLVPIGVRHRLRNVATETAQVVFHLSPLAPRPELGHVDTETLPRPDLANPAVGGV from the coding sequence GTGACCGCCGCACCGCTGGTGAGCGTGGAGGACGTCGAGGCCAACCGCCGGCGCGGCGGGGACATCAGGGTGACGCTCAGCCCGAAGACCGTCGGCTGCACGTCGGGGTTCGGCGGCGTGCTGCGGCTGGGCCCCGGCGAGTTCGTCACCGAGCATTACCACCCCCACTCGGAGGAGTTCCTCCATGTGATCTCCGGGGAGCTGGAGATGGACATGGACGGGCAGCCGGTGAAACTGCGCGGTGGAGATTCGCTGCTCGTGCCGATCGGCGTCCGCCACCGGCTGCGCAACGTCGCCACGGAGACCGCTCAGGTGGTCTTCCACCTGTCCCCGCTGGCGCCCAGGCCCGAGCTGGGACACGTCGACACCGAGACGCTGCCCCGGCCGGACCTGGCCAATCCGGCCGTCGGAGGGGTGTGA
- a CDS encoding thiomuracin/GE37468 family thiazolyl RiPP peptide, with protein MSVSQGLDFSLENLPVDVFDLADSGLTVESLTAGHGMAEIGASLCGSCTCSALCSCSCSS; from the coding sequence GTGAGTGTCTCCCAAGGGCTCGACTTCAGCCTCGAGAACCTGCCGGTGGACGTGTTCGACCTCGCGGACAGCGGCCTCACCGTGGAGTCGCTGACGGCCGGTCACGGCATGGCCGAGATCGGCGCTTCGCTGTGCGGCTCCTGCACCTGCAGTGCCCTGTGCAGCTGCAGCTGCAGCAGCTGA
- a CDS encoding TcmI family type II polyketide cyclase, whose protein sequence is MHRTLIVARLKTDDPGQIADVFAESDSTGLPHMIGVSRRSLFAFHDLYFHLVEADDDISPRLYQARSHPLYQDINTKLTEFVSPYDPGWKEPKDAMATSFYVWTAEEGRVQ, encoded by the coding sequence GTGCATCGCACGCTGATAGTGGCGAGACTGAAGACGGACGATCCTGGACAGATCGCCGACGTCTTCGCCGAATCCGACTCGACCGGCCTGCCGCACATGATCGGTGTGTCACGCCGTTCGCTGTTCGCCTTCCACGACCTGTACTTCCACCTGGTGGAGGCCGACGACGACATCTCGCCGCGTCTCTACCAGGCCCGTAGCCACCCGCTGTACCAGGACATCAACACCAAGCTCACCGAGTTCGTCTCGCCGTATGACCCCGGCTGGAAGGAGCCGAAGGACGCCATGGCGACCTCGTTCTACGTGTGGACCGCGGAAGAGGGGAGAGTCCAGTGA
- a CDS encoding tryptophan halogenase family protein, which produces MEQWSGAMGPGGRTPLDELLETLTQQESAGVKAWLGSGPSWPGAPAGVSPKALTEHHEKVEGDRFRPSDDDPRAIRSVGVIGGGTAGYMTALALKTKRPWLDVTLVESKEIPIIGVGEATVSYMVMFMHHFLGIDPMELYRKVEPTWKLGIKFDWGPDPDGFMATFDWHHHSIGALGALEEDNTVNGFTVQSLMMMADRAAVYKIGDKNVSLMKYLPFAYHLDNARFVAFLTELAAERGVKHVEARLEDVVLNGEEWVDHVRTSDGRQLSYDFYVDCTGFRSMLLGKALGTGFHSYADTLFTDSAVTGNLEHGGHLKPYTTATTMNAGWTWNIPTPQSDHLGYVYASGALSDEEAAKELTEKFPGIEGLRQVRFRSGRHDKAWRGNVMAIGNSYAFVEPLESTGLLMIALAVQTLTSVLPASWEDQAVREVVNRGLGQRWDAIRWFLGIHYKFNTRLDTEFWKDVRDRCDVSGFQPLMELYQNGAPLTRRDPYILDLALGAAPTFFGLAGIDNILLGQKVPARLLKRAEPIEDWRARRKAADALVAKAMTQAEALHAFTTDPELNTQLLNDFDSWAGRHIAGYIGML; this is translated from the coding sequence ATGGAACAGTGGAGTGGCGCGATGGGTCCAGGGGGCCGGACTCCTCTGGACGAGTTGCTCGAAACGCTCACGCAGCAGGAGTCGGCCGGCGTCAAGGCCTGGCTCGGCAGCGGCCCCAGCTGGCCGGGCGCGCCGGCGGGGGTGTCCCCCAAGGCGCTGACCGAGCATCACGAGAAGGTCGAGGGAGACCGGTTCCGGCCGTCCGACGACGACCCCCGCGCCATCAGGAGCGTCGGTGTGATCGGCGGCGGCACCGCCGGATACATGACGGCGCTCGCACTGAAGACGAAGCGGCCCTGGCTCGACGTCACCCTTGTCGAGTCGAAGGAGATTCCGATCATCGGCGTGGGCGAGGCCACGGTCTCGTACATGGTGATGTTCATGCACCACTTCCTCGGCATCGACCCGATGGAGCTCTACCGCAAGGTGGAGCCGACGTGGAAGCTCGGCATCAAGTTCGACTGGGGGCCCGACCCGGACGGGTTCATGGCCACCTTCGACTGGCACCACCACTCGATCGGCGCGCTCGGGGCGCTGGAAGAGGACAACACGGTCAACGGCTTCACCGTGCAGTCGCTGATGATGATGGCCGACCGCGCCGCCGTCTACAAGATCGGCGACAAGAACGTGTCGCTGATGAAGTACCTGCCCTTCGCCTACCATCTCGACAACGCCCGCTTCGTGGCCTTCCTCACCGAGCTGGCCGCCGAGCGGGGCGTCAAGCACGTCGAGGCGCGGCTCGAGGACGTCGTGCTCAATGGTGAGGAGTGGGTCGACCACGTACGCACCTCGGACGGCCGGCAGCTCAGCTACGACTTCTACGTCGACTGCACCGGCTTCCGCTCCATGCTGCTGGGCAAGGCGCTCGGCACGGGTTTCCACAGCTACGCGGACACCCTGTTCACGGACTCGGCCGTGACCGGGAACCTGGAGCACGGCGGCCACCTCAAGCCGTACACCACCGCCACCACCATGAACGCGGGCTGGACGTGGAACATCCCCACCCCGCAGAGCGACCACCTCGGCTACGTCTACGCCTCCGGCGCCCTGTCGGACGAAGAGGCCGCCAAGGAACTGACGGAGAAGTTCCCGGGCATCGAGGGGCTGCGGCAGGTGCGCTTCCGCAGTGGCAGGCACGACAAGGCCTGGCGCGGCAACGTGATGGCGATCGGCAACTCCTACGCCTTCGTGGAGCCGCTGGAGTCCACCGGCCTGCTGATGATCGCCCTCGCCGTGCAGACGCTGACGAGCGTGCTGCCCGCCTCCTGGGAAGACCAGGCGGTCAGGGAGGTGGTCAACCGCGGGCTCGGGCAGCGCTGGGACGCGATCCGCTGGTTCCTGGGCATCCACTACAAGTTCAACACCAGGCTCGACACGGAGTTCTGGAAGGACGTACGCGACCGGTGCGACGTCTCCGGCTTCCAGCCGCTGATGGAGCTTTACCAGAACGGCGCGCCGCTCACCCGGCGCGACCCGTACATCCTGGACCTCGCCCTTGGCGCGGCGCCCACGTTCTTCGGGCTGGCCGGGATCGACAACATCCTGCTGGGCCAGAAGGTCCCCGCCCGACTGCTCAAGCGGGCCGAGCCGATCGAGGACTGGCGGGCCCGCAGGAAGGCCGCCGACGCGCTGGTCGCCAAGGCGATGACGCAGGCCGAGGCGCTGCACGCCTTCACGACCGACCCTGAACTGAACACCCAGCTTCTCAACGACTTCGACAGCTGGGCGGGCCGCCACATCGCCGGCTACATCGGAATGCTCTGA
- a CDS encoding nucleoside hydrolase, translating to MKRILIDCDPGIDDALALALAAGSRDTLDVVGVTTVGGNVDLPLTTANALALREFLDLGDVPVTPGSAGALLRHTVRATAVHGVTGLGNAVLPAPRRGPSEGHAVDFIVDTLRAAPGEITLVAVGPLTNVALAVRRDPRVVEWARDLVIMGGSYSRGNHNPAAEFNILADPEAAAIVFDAGWTVKQLGLDVTLSAVVTSDVLDRMRPLGRLGAELLVPAAQSYMAVTAEGGPAIHDACAVAYVLDPSLFTCVPAVVNVETNGTYTRGMTVTDFEVGDRQANALVATSLDVKRFWDLVLGAYERLAARLD from the coding sequence GTGAAGAGAATTCTCATTGACTGCGACCCCGGCATTGACGACGCGCTCGCGCTGGCCCTGGCCGCCGGATCCCGTGACACCCTTGACGTGGTGGGCGTCACCACGGTGGGCGGCAACGTCGACCTCCCTCTGACCACGGCGAACGCGCTGGCGCTCAGGGAGTTCCTTGACCTCGGCGACGTGCCCGTCACGCCCGGCAGCGCGGGCGCACTGCTGCGGCACACGGTACGCGCCACCGCCGTCCACGGCGTCACCGGACTCGGCAACGCGGTGTTGCCCGCGCCGCGGCGCGGCCCGTCCGAGGGGCACGCGGTCGACTTCATCGTGGACACGCTGCGGGCCGCGCCCGGCGAGATCACGCTGGTGGCGGTGGGGCCGCTGACGAACGTCGCCCTCGCCGTCCGGCGTGACCCGCGCGTCGTCGAGTGGGCCCGCGACCTGGTCATCATGGGCGGCTCGTACTCGCGTGGCAACCACAACCCGGCCGCCGAGTTCAACATCCTGGCCGACCCGGAGGCGGCCGCGATCGTCTTCGACGCCGGGTGGACGGTCAAGCAGCTGGGGCTCGACGTGACGCTGTCCGCCGTGGTGACCTCGGACGTGCTGGACCGCATGCGGCCGCTCGGGCGGCTGGGTGCCGAGCTGCTGGTGCCGGCCGCGCAGTCGTACATGGCCGTGACGGCCGAGGGCGGGCCGGCCATTCACGACGCGTGCGCGGTGGCGTACGTGCTTGATCCTTCCCTCTTCACGTGCGTTCCGGCCGTGGTGAACGTGGAGACGAACGGGACCTACACGCGCGGGATGACCGTGACGGACTTCGAGGTCGGGGACCGGCAGGCGAACGCGCTGGTGGCGACCTCGCTGGACGTGAAGAGGTTCTGGGATCTGGTTTTGGGAGCGTATGAGCGGCTGGCCGCCCGGCTCGATTGA
- a CDS encoding cation:proton antiporter codes for MHSLTALLCGIAAIITLSCLLGMLARRFDQPAVIGEVFAGILLGPTLFGGVVSQTLFPTDIRPFLAGLASVGVVVFMFLVGLEVDHGGLRGKAGVAATVSIGSILVPFGLGAALAVQLADRHPGPDRLAFALFMGAAMSVTAFPVLARILKDRNMHRTALGALALTCAAADDVLAWTMLAVIAALVNTGDDPWRLLLVAPYLVVMFAAVRPLLGRLAAKGGLTPVRLSVVLVGLLLSASLTEWIGLHAVFGAFLFGAVVPRQGTERIRQEILEGVGQFTAVILLPIFFVVGGLSVDLSRIGVPGLVELGLILMVAIGGKFMGAFLGARVHGLPSRQSAALATLMNTRGLTELIILSVGLQLHLLDQDLYSLMVLMALVTTAMSGPLLRVLHPARRPEAPVLEPVRL; via the coding sequence ATGCATTCCTTGACCGCGCTGCTCTGCGGCATAGCGGCGATCATCACTCTGTCCTGCCTGCTCGGCATGCTGGCCAGGCGTTTCGATCAGCCGGCGGTGATCGGCGAGGTCTTCGCCGGGATCCTGCTCGGACCTACGCTCTTCGGCGGCGTGGTGTCGCAGACGCTCTTCCCCACGGACATTCGCCCGTTCCTCGCCGGCCTGGCGAGCGTGGGAGTGGTGGTGTTCATGTTCCTGGTCGGGCTGGAGGTGGACCACGGTGGCCTCCGGGGCAAGGCCGGAGTGGCGGCCACCGTGTCGATCGGTTCGATCCTGGTGCCGTTCGGGCTGGGTGCGGCGCTGGCCGTGCAGCTGGCCGACCGCCATCCAGGCCCTGATCGGCTGGCCTTCGCCCTCTTCATGGGCGCCGCCATGTCGGTGACCGCCTTTCCTGTCCTGGCCCGGATACTCAAGGACCGGAACATGCACCGGACGGCGCTGGGTGCGCTGGCCCTGACCTGTGCGGCGGCGGACGACGTACTGGCCTGGACGATGCTCGCCGTCATCGCGGCCCTGGTCAACACGGGCGACGACCCGTGGCGGCTGCTGCTCGTGGCGCCGTACCTCGTGGTCATGTTCGCGGCGGTGCGCCCGCTGCTGGGGCGGCTGGCCGCAAAGGGCGGGCTCACCCCGGTCAGGCTCAGCGTCGTTCTCGTCGGCCTGCTGCTGTCGGCGTCTCTGACCGAGTGGATCGGCCTGCACGCCGTCTTCGGCGCGTTCCTCTTCGGGGCCGTCGTACCACGGCAGGGGACGGAGCGGATACGGCAGGAGATCCTTGAGGGGGTGGGGCAGTTCACCGCGGTGATCCTGCTGCCGATCTTCTTCGTCGTGGGCGGGCTCAGCGTGGACCTGTCCAGGATCGGCGTGCCGGGCCTGGTCGAGCTCGGCCTGATCCTGATGGTGGCGATCGGTGGGAAGTTCATGGGGGCGTTCCTCGGCGCGCGCGTCCACGGGTTGCCGTCACGGCAGTCCGCCGCGCTGGCCACGCTGATGAACACCCGAGGGCTCACTGAGTTGATCATCCTGAGCGTCGGGCTGCAGCTCCACCTGCTCGACCAGGACCTGTACTCGCTCATGGTCCTCATGGCGTTGGTGACGACGGCCATGTCGGGACCGCTGTTGAGGGTCCTCCATCCAGCGCGGCGGCCGGAGGCGCCCGTCCTCGAGCCGGTGCGCCTGTGA
- a CDS encoding phage holin family protein: protein MRFIIRTLAAAVALWVAVQVIDGIDVNAPSNSATYWGVLLLVALIFGIVNAIVKPIVKALGCAIIVLTLGLFLLVINAAMLLLTSWIAGQFDIPFQVDNFYPAAFWGAIIVSVVSWLLGLFIPDND from the coding sequence GTGAGATTCATCATCAGAACCCTCGCGGCTGCAGTGGCGCTCTGGGTGGCCGTGCAAGTCATCGACGGCATCGACGTCAACGCCCCCTCCAACTCCGCCACCTACTGGGGCGTCCTGCTCCTCGTGGCGCTGATCTTCGGCATCGTCAACGCGATCGTCAAGCCCATCGTCAAGGCACTGGGCTGCGCGATCATCGTCTTGACGCTCGGCCTGTTCCTGCTCGTGATCAACGCGGCGATGCTGCTGCTGACCAGTTGGATCGCGGGCCAGTTCGACATCCCCTTCCAAGTCGACAACTTCTACCCGGCCGCGTTCTGGGGCGCGATCATCGTCAGCGTGGTGAGCTGGCTGCTGGGGCTGTTCATCCCCGACAACGACTGA
- a CDS encoding flavin reductase family protein, whose amino-acid sequence MIDSSAQSAVRAGSTVTPAEFRSLMAGFPTGVAILTTFGPDGEARGMTCSSVCSVTLTPPVLLVCVRCGSPTLEAITQRGAFAVNLLHEGAADTAGLFASGDPDRFDRIHWQAGSEAAGPHLVDDAHAVAHCRVAGTQTVGDHVIVLGEAYLIRQATQPEPLLYGLRRYAAWPATVSAER is encoded by the coding sequence GTGATCGATTCTTCCGCCCAGTCCGCCGTGCGCGCCGGCTCCACGGTCACGCCGGCGGAATTCCGCTCGCTGATGGCGGGCTTCCCCACTGGCGTCGCGATCCTGACGACGTTCGGCCCCGATGGCGAGGCCAGGGGGATGACTTGCTCGTCCGTCTGCAGCGTGACGCTCACCCCGCCGGTCCTGCTGGTGTGCGTTCGTTGCGGGAGCCCCACCCTGGAGGCGATCACGCAGCGGGGGGCGTTCGCGGTCAACCTCCTGCATGAGGGCGCGGCGGACACCGCCGGGCTGTTCGCCTCGGGCGACCCGGACCGGTTTGACCGGATCCACTGGCAGGCCGGATCCGAGGCCGCCGGACCCCACCTGGTCGACGACGCGCACGCGGTCGCGCACTGCCGCGTCGCCGGCACGCAGACGGTCGGCGACCACGTGATCGTGCTGGGTGAGGCCTACCTCATCCGGCAGGCCACCCAGCCGGAACCGCTGCTGTACGGACTGCGCCGCTACGCAGCGTGGCCGGCCACGGTCAGCGCGGAACGCTGA
- a CDS encoding beta-ketoacyl-[acyl-carrier-protein] synthase family protein, translated as MGVAITGIGTVAPGGVGREAFWDLLTAGRTATRRISLFDPSGFRSQIAAEVDFDPRAAGLTGREIRRMDRAAQFAVVCAREAIADSGVDLAACDPGRVAVSVGSAVGCTMGLETEYAVLSDEGREWLVDHRHGVPHLYGYMVPSTLAVEVAWETGAEGPTALISTGCTSGLDAVGHGVELIREGSADIVIAGATDAPISPITSACFDAIKATSPDNDDPEHASKPFDARRNGFVLGEGAAIMVLEDAERARRRGASIYAEIVGFASRSNAFHMTGLKPDGREMAEAIRVALDQGRVDPSEIDYINAHGSGTKQNDRHETAAFKRSLGARAYEVPVSSIKSMIGHSLGAIGSIEVAACALALKRQVVPPTANLRDADPECDLDYVPVTAREHAMDAVLSVGSGFGGFQSAMVLARA; from the coding sequence ATGGGCGTCGCCATCACCGGGATCGGCACGGTGGCGCCCGGCGGGGTCGGGCGGGAGGCCTTCTGGGACCTGCTCACGGCCGGGCGTACCGCCACGCGCAGGATCTCGTTGTTCGACCCCTCGGGGTTCCGCTCCCAGATCGCCGCCGAGGTGGACTTCGACCCGCGGGCGGCCGGGCTGACCGGGCGGGAGATTCGCCGGATGGACCGGGCAGCGCAGTTCGCCGTGGTCTGTGCGCGCGAGGCGATCGCCGACAGCGGCGTGGACCTGGCCGCCTGCGACCCGGGCCGGGTGGCGGTGAGCGTCGGCAGCGCGGTCGGCTGCACCATGGGCCTCGAGACCGAGTACGCGGTGCTCTCCGACGAGGGACGCGAGTGGCTGGTGGACCACCGGCACGGCGTCCCGCACCTGTACGGCTACATGGTCCCCAGCACGCTGGCTGTGGAGGTCGCGTGGGAGACCGGGGCCGAGGGTCCGACGGCGTTGATCTCCACGGGCTGCACGTCCGGGCTTGACGCGGTGGGCCACGGGGTCGAGCTGATCAGAGAGGGCTCGGCGGACATCGTCATCGCCGGGGCGACCGATGCCCCGATCTCGCCCATCACCTCGGCGTGCTTCGACGCGATCAAGGCTACGTCGCCGGACAACGACGACCCCGAGCACGCCTCCAAGCCCTTCGACGCCCGCAGGAACGGGTTCGTCCTCGGCGAGGGGGCCGCGATCATGGTGCTGGAGGACGCCGAGCGGGCGCGGCGTCGTGGCGCGAGTATCTACGCCGAGATCGTCGGGTTCGCCAGCCGGAGCAACGCGTTCCACATGACCGGGCTCAAGCCGGACGGCAGGGAGATGGCCGAGGCCATCAGGGTCGCCCTGGACCAGGGCCGGGTCGATCCCTCCGAGATCGACTACATCAACGCGCACGGTTCGGGGACCAAGCAGAACGACAGGCACGAGACGGCAGCGTTCAAGCGCAGCCTGGGCGCCAGGGCGTACGAAGTGCCGGTGAGCTCGATCAAGTCGATGATCGGCCACTCGCTCGGCGCCATCGGCTCGATCGAGGTGGCCGCATGCGCGCTGGCGCTCAAGCGGCAGGTCGTCCCGCCCACCGCGAACCTGCGTGACGCCGACCCCGAGTGCGACCTGGACTATGTGCCCGTCACCGCGCGCGAGCACGCGATGGACGCCGTGCTCAGCGTGGGCAGCGGGTTCGGCGGCTTCCAGAGCGCCATGGTGCTCGCCCGGGCGTGA
- a CDS encoding DUF5937 family protein, with protein sequence MTADLRLSSGAQVEPVLVVRTAGLPASTLARLRFDATSAVLDELAESRRWLAVRGAELSAALYDVIGAAGRPARPALVGLRRALHQCRRPSAGEWNERMAALLPETLREGVGEWATRWEAHRLLTADLPRTLSEETGGKLDELRKAAEDPAFLRALSQASPALFDELEKWISGRSPLSPERALENALSELSSVLADLVRRYPEQREEARRMVEDPSRVRAMADHATLYGCADAFSRFGFLLGTAPSRRLEDVGRTTGFGNHDLTDDLMEAVSRYLDTGLDVIVVDQTTPEHRTARLACTKVIIPGTLPMTFGHDHRRTDGLPRLREVPWRLGYRDRPLDPSEINPHPHPFP encoded by the coding sequence ATGACCGCCGACCTCAGGCTGTCCAGCGGTGCTCAGGTCGAGCCCGTGCTCGTGGTGCGGACGGCCGGGCTGCCGGCGTCCACGCTGGCGCGCCTCCGTTTCGACGCGACGTCGGCCGTCCTGGACGAGCTGGCCGAGTCGCGGCGTTGGCTCGCGGTCCGTGGCGCGGAGCTCTCGGCCGCGCTGTACGACGTCATCGGCGCGGCCGGCCGACCGGCCAGACCCGCGCTCGTGGGGCTGCGTCGTGCGTTGCACCAGTGCCGCAGGCCGAGCGCAGGAGAGTGGAACGAGCGGATGGCGGCGCTGCTGCCGGAGACTCTCAGGGAGGGTGTCGGCGAGTGGGCGACCCGCTGGGAGGCCCACCGGCTGCTGACCGCCGACCTGCCGCGCACACTGTCGGAGGAGACAGGCGGCAAGCTGGACGAGTTACGCAAGGCCGCGGAGGATCCCGCCTTCCTGCGCGCGCTCTCGCAGGCGAGCCCAGCCCTCTTCGACGAGCTGGAGAAATGGATCAGCGGCAGGTCGCCCCTGTCGCCGGAGCGTGCGCTGGAGAACGCGCTGAGCGAGCTCAGCTCGGTTCTCGCCGATCTCGTCCGCCGCTATCCGGAGCAGCGGGAGGAGGCCCGGCGCATGGTGGAGGACCCGTCACGGGTGCGTGCGATGGCCGACCATGCGACTCTGTACGGCTGCGCCGACGCCTTCTCTCGCTTCGGCTTCCTGCTCGGGACCGCGCCGTCGCGCCGGCTGGAGGACGTCGGCCGGACGACCGGGTTCGGCAACCACGACCTCACCGACGACCTTATGGAAGCGGTCAGCCGTTACCTGGACACCGGCCTGGACGTCATCGTGGTGGACCAGACCACGCCGGAGCACCGGACCGCCCGGCTGGCCTGCACGAAGGTCATCATCCCGGGCACTCTGCCCATGACGTTCGGCCACGACCATCGCAGGACCGACGGGCTGCCCCGGTTGCGCGAGGTGCCGTGGCGGCTCGGCTACCGGGACCGCCCGCTCGATCCGAGCGAGATCAATCCCCATCCCCACCCCTTCCCGTGA
- a CDS encoding FAD:protein FMN transferase has product MTTFPGSARVEMIMGMPVSVDIRTALPARELTPLLDDAFAWLRWVDDTFSPVKEDSQIGRLNRGQTIKQIPELIEVLHRCEELSEATDGWFEPRINGVIDPSGYIKGWALERLSRALSNAGAGDHRITAGNDIRVRGSAAPGKRWRIGVRDPRRDIVRKVVFAHDLGIATSGGVPIVNPRTGEVQEGLGSVTVIGPDLGLADAYATAIYAMGPLLARRYAADLAASTPYQTLIVGRDGQEISTPGFAVYSGAEARMAG; this is encoded by the coding sequence GTGACGACTTTCCCCGGAAGCGCACGTGTCGAAATGATCATGGGCATGCCCGTCAGCGTGGACATCCGCACCGCCCTCCCGGCACGCGAGCTGACGCCCCTGCTGGACGACGCATTCGCCTGGTTGAGGTGGGTGGACGACACCTTCAGCCCGGTCAAGGAAGACAGCCAGATCGGCCGGCTCAACCGCGGCCAGACGATCAAGCAGATCCCGGAGCTCATCGAGGTCCTGCACCGCTGCGAGGAGCTCAGCGAGGCCACGGACGGGTGGTTCGAACCCCGCATCAACGGTGTGATCGACCCGTCGGGATACATCAAGGGATGGGCGCTGGAGCGGCTGTCGCGTGCCCTGTCCAACGCGGGCGCGGGTGACCACCGCATCACCGCCGGCAACGACATCCGGGTACGCGGCTCGGCCGCCCCCGGCAAACGCTGGCGCATCGGCGTCCGGGACCCGCGCAGGGACATCGTCCGCAAGGTCGTCTTCGCCCACGACCTCGGCATCGCCACCTCGGGCGGCGTGCCCATCGTCAACCCGCGCACGGGTGAGGTCCAGGAAGGCCTCGGCTCCGTCACCGTGATCGGCCCCGACCTGGGCCTGGCCGACGCGTACGCCACGGCGATCTACGCCATGGGCCCGCTTCTGGCCCGCCGCTACGCGGCCGACCTCGCCGCGTCCACCCCGTACCAGACGCTGATCGTGGGCCGTGACGGCCAGGAGATCAGCACGCCCGGCTTCGCGGTGTACAGCGGCGCGGAGGCCCGCATGGCGGGCTAG
- a CDS encoding SDR family NAD(P)-dependent oxidoreductase — translation MHGKRVLLTGGTKGIGRATVLALAGAGATTVTCFRREGHDAESLRLELKELGGEHHLVAADVTDPGDVDRLVDVARSELGGLDVIVNNAGAITHTPFAELSMEDWRRVVDTSLTGCFLVTQKALPLLGRGASVVNIGAAAALRGLPGRAHYTAAKAGMIGLTRSLAKELGPAGIRVNLVAPGPVETAEADEAALSRYRHLIALGRPGTPGEVAGVVLFLAGDASRFVTGETIVVDGGI, via the coding sequence ATGCACGGAAAGAGAGTCCTGCTCACCGGCGGCACGAAGGGGATCGGGCGGGCCACGGTTCTCGCCCTGGCCGGCGCCGGCGCCACCACGGTGACCTGCTTCCGCCGCGAGGGGCACGACGCCGAGTCGTTGCGCTTGGAGCTCAAAGAGCTGGGTGGCGAACACCACCTGGTCGCAGCCGACGTCACCGACCCCGGCGACGTGGATCGGCTGGTCGACGTCGCCCGGTCGGAGCTCGGCGGTCTCGACGTGATCGTCAACAACGCCGGCGCGATCACCCACACGCCGTTCGCGGAGCTCTCCATGGAGGACTGGCGAAGGGTGGTGGACACCAGCCTCACCGGCTGCTTCCTGGTCACCCAGAAGGCCCTGCCGCTGCTCGGCCGGGGCGCCTCGGTCGTCAACATCGGAGCCGCGGCCGCGCTGCGCGGGCTACCCGGGCGGGCGCACTACACCGCGGCCAAGGCCGGGATGATCGGTCTGACCCGCTCTCTGGCCAAGGAGCTGGGGCCCGCGGGCATCCGGGTCAACCTGGTCGCGCCCGGCCCGGTCGAGACCGCGGAGGCCGACGAGGCCGCGCTGAGCCGCTACCGGCATCTCATCGCCCTCGGGCGGCCCGGCACGCCCGGCGAGGTGGCCGGAGTGGTGCTCTTCCTCGCGGGCGACGCATCGCGGTTCGTCACCGGGGAGACCATCGTCGTGGACGGGGGTATCTGA
- a CDS encoding antibiotic biosynthesis monooxygenase family protein — MVRVLLWCRVGEADVEAVEAAYHQVSRTLSGTPGLLGNALLRSAVEPDVFAVMSEWESMDAFTAWEQGPSHRDSTAPLRTYQDRGRGRPYELLHTVASYS; from the coding sequence ATGGTCCGGGTGCTGCTCTGGTGCCGGGTGGGCGAGGCCGACGTGGAGGCCGTCGAAGCGGCCTACCACCAGGTCAGCAGGACTTTGTCGGGCACTCCCGGGCTCCTCGGCAACGCACTGCTGCGCTCGGCCGTCGAACCCGACGTGTTCGCGGTCATGAGCGAGTGGGAGAGCATGGACGCCTTCACCGCGTGGGAGCAGGGTCCCAGCCACCGGGACTCGACCGCACCGCTCAGGACCTACCAGGACCGTGGGCGCGGGCGGCCGTACGAACTGCTGCACACGGTGGCCTCCTACTCCTGA